A genomic window from Salvia miltiorrhiza cultivar Shanhuang (shh) chromosome 5, IMPLAD_Smil_shh, whole genome shotgun sequence includes:
- the LOC130986409 gene encoding chaperone protein dnaJ 15, translated as MAGSKMEGTSAPALRRDPYEVLSVSRDSSDQEIKTAYRKLALKYHPDKNANNPEASELFKEVAYSYSILADPEKRRQYDNSGFEALDAEGMDMEIDLSNLGTVNTMFAALFSKLGVPIKTTISANVLEEALNGTVTVRPLPIGTSVSGKVEKQSAHFFGVTISDEQAESGIVVRVTSAAQSKFKLLYFEQDANGGYGLALQEDSEKAGKATSAGMYFLHFQVYRMDSTVNALAMAKDPEAAFFKRLEGLQPCEVSELKAGTHIFAVYGDNFFKPATYTIEALCAKTYEDTTHKLKDIEAQILCKRNELRQFETEYRKALARFQEVTNRYTQEKQSVDELLKQRDSIHSSFTVSRSVSFPGSGHFSNGSSSKLGEDYKSESPGEEGSSDSKDKSSKKKWFNLNLKGSDKK; from the exons ATGGCGGGGTCAAAAATGGAGGGAACATCAGCACCTGCGTTGCGGCGAGACCCGTATGAGGTGCTTTCTGTTTCCAGGGATTCTTCTGATCAGGAAATTAAGACTGCTTACAGAAAGCTTGCACTAAA GTATCATCCGGATAAGAATGCTAACAACCCTGAAGCTTCAGAGCTTTTCAAAGAGGTTGCATATTCCTATAGTATTCTGGCTGATCCAGAGAAAAGGAGGCAATATGATAATTCAGGATTTGAG GCCCTTGATGCTGAAGGAATGGACATGGAGATTGATTTGTCAAATCTTGGAACTGTCAACACAATGTTTGCAGCTTTGTTCAG CAAATTGGGTGTGCCGATCAAGACTACAATTTCTGCCAATGTTCTTGAAGAGGCTTTGAATGGTACGGTTACAGTTAGACCTCTACCTATTGGAACTTCTGTGAGCGGAAAG GTTGAAAAACAGTCCGCTCACTTCTTTGGTGTAACTATCAGTGATGAACAAGCAGAGTCAGGAATAGTAGTTAGAGTGACATCAGCGGCCCAAAGCAAATTTAAG CTCCTGTACTTTGAACAAGATGCAAATGGGGGATATGGTTTGGCATTGCAG GAAGATAGTGAAAAGGCAGGCAAGGCTACATCGGCTGGAATGTACTTCTTGCATTTTCAAGTGTATAGGATGGATTCAACTGTAAATGCG TTGGCGATGGCTAAGGACCCAGAAGCTGCTTTCTTTAAAAGACTGGAAGGTCTTCAACCATGTGAGGTTTCAGAACTCAAAGCTGGCACTCACATATTTGCTGTATATG GAGATAACTTTTTCAAACCTGCTACATATACAATTGAGGCCCTTTGTGCAAAGACATATGAGGATACAACACATAAGCTTAAGGATATTGAAGCACAAATTTTGTGTAAGAGAAATGAGTTACGGCAATTTGAGACAGAATATAGGAAG GCACTGGCACGATTTCAAGAAGTCACTAACAGATATACTCAGGAAAAGCAGTCT GTTGATGAGCTGCTAAAACAGAGAGATAGCATCCACTCTTCTTTTACCGTTTCAAGGTCTGTTTCTTTCCCAGGGAGTGGACATTTTAGCAATGGAAGTAGCAGCAAACTCGGGGAAGATTATAAATCTGAGAGCCCAGGGGAAGAGGGCAGTTCAGATTCGAAGGATAAATCTTCAAAGAAGAAATGGTTCAACCTTAACCTCAAAGGATCCGACAAAAAGTGA
- the LOC130986410 gene encoding zinc finger protein BRUTUS has translation MATPGIQNGGVSVMAAAPTVAPVDQNGRSAASPRLSSPIRIFLFFHKAIRAELDGLHMTALALATNGSGGDIKQLMEKCHFLRSIYKHHCNAEDEVIFPALDIRVKNVARTYSLEHEGESVLFDQLFTLLGNDMKNEESYKRELASCTGALQTSISQHMSKEEEQVFPLLSEKFSFEEQASLVWQFLCSIPVNMMAEFLPWLSSSISPDERQDMRKCLHRIIPDERLLQQIIFNWMDGVKVCNKRKRCEDVPRLSTSLVNLPKNGECSHASPLTDERDLLPSDCSAIRSSLYHPVDDILHWHKAIQKELNDIAEAARSIKLTGDFSDLSVFNRRLQFIAEVCIFHSIAEDKVIFPAVEMSFVEEHAEEESEFDKFRCLIESIESAGANSCVEFYSELCSQADHIMETIKKHFLNEEKLVLPLARKHFSPERQRELLYQSLCVMPLRLIECVLPWLVGSLSEEEARCFLCNMHMAAPASDTALVTLFSGWACKGYPREICLSSSAIGCCPVKEIEETQEHSGRSCRNCACASSSTATCGQTCERTIDQGSLVCSVENNACTVSKTESPKASNQSCCVPGLGVNSNSLGMSSLAAAKSLRSLSFGLSAPSLNSSLFNWETDNSSSIRGHTSRPIDNIFKFHKAIRKDLEFLDIESGKLGDCDETFLRQFTGRFRLLWGLYRAHSNAEDDIVFPALESKETLHNVSHSYTLDHKQEEELFEDISSALAELSQLHENLSAKTATGNLGENLLGSLSCIDRLKKYNELATKIQGMCKSIKVTLDHHVLREEVELWPLFDRHFSVEEQDKLVGRIIGTTGAEVLQSMLPWVTSALTQEEQNKMMNTWKHATKNTMFSEWLDEWWGGTPASSSHASTSENSISQEIDVHESMDQSDHTFKPGWKDIFRMNQNELESEIRKVSRDPTLDPRRKAYLIQNLMTSRWIAFQQKFSQSRTSKADDDKDLLGRTPSYRDAEKQIFGCEHYKRNCKLRAACCGKLFACRFCHDEVSDHSMDRKATSEMLCMNCLQIQPVGPVCTTPSCNGLSMAKYYCSSCKFFDDERDVYHCPSCNLCRVGKGLGIDFFHCMTCNCCLGMQLVDHKCREKGLETNCPICCDFLFTSSTAVRALPCGHYMHSACFQAYACTHYSCPICSKSMGDMSVYFGMLDALMASEVLPEEYRDGCQDILCNDCDKKGTAPFHWLYHKCSFCGSYNTRVIKVDRDNCST, from the exons ATGGCGACGCCGGGGATACAGAACGGCGGCGTTTCCGTGATGGCGGCCGCGCCGACGGTGGCGCCTGTAGATCAGAACGGCCGCTCGGCGGCCTCGCCGAGGCTGTCGTCTCCGATTAGGATCTTTTTGTTCTTCCACAAGGCGATTCGAGCAGAGCTGGATGGCCTTCACATGACTGCCTTGGCTTTGGCGACGAATGGAAGCGGCGGAGACATCAAGCAATTGATGGAGAAGTGTCATTTCTTAAGGTCAATTTACAAGCACCATTGCAATGCCGAGGACGAG GTTATATTTCCTGCCCTTGACATCCGTGTGAAGAATGTGGCACGAACTTATTCCCTCGAGCATGAGGGTGAAAGTGTGCTTTTTGATCAGTTGTTTACATTGTTAGGGAATGATATGAAAAATGAGGAAAGCTACAAAAGAGAGTTGGCCTCTTGTACAGGAGCACTTCAAACATCAATTAGTCAGCACATGTCTAAGGAAGAGGAGCAG GTATTCCCCTTACTAAGTGAAAAGTTCTCATTTGAGGAGCAAGCATCATTAGTTTGGCAGTTCTTGTGTAGCATTCCTGTTAATATGATGGCAGAATTCTTGCCATGGCTTTCGTCATCAATTTCACCAGATGAAAGGCAGGATATGCGCAAATGCTTGCACAGAATAATTCCAGATGAAAGGCTGCTTCAACAG ATTATATTTAACTGGATGGATGGGGTAAAGGTTTGCAACAAGCGTAAACGTTGTGAGGATGTTCCCAGACTCTCCACTAGCTTGGTTAATCTACCTAAGAATGGAGAATGCTCTCATGCATCTCCCTTGACTGACGAAAGAGATCTTCTGCCATCTGATTGTAGTGCTATCAGGTCTTCACTATACCATCCAGTGGATGATATACTGCATTGGCATAAAGCTATCCAGAAGGAATTGAATGATATCGCTGAAGCAGCTCGAAGTATAAAGCTCACTGGAGATTTTTCCGATCTATCTGTCTTCAACAGAAGGCTTCAATTTATAGCTGAAGTCTGTATTTTCCACAG CATTGCCGAGGACAAAGTTATATTCCCTGCTGTAGAAATGTCATTTGTCGAGGAGCATgcagaagaagaaagtgaattCGACAAGTTCCGATGCTTAATAGAAAGTATTGAAAGTGCTGGAGCTAACTCATGTGTTGAATTTTATTCTGAATTATGCTCACAGGCTGATCACATAATGGAAACAATAAAGAAGCATTTTCTCAACGAGGAAAAACTG GTACTTCCACTTGCAAGGAAGCATTTCAGCCCTGAAAGGCAGCGCGAACTTCTTTACCAGAGTTTGTGTGTGATGCCACTCAGATTGATTGAGTGCGTCTTACCATGGTTGGTTGGTTCATTGAGTGAAGAGGAAGCTCGGTGCTTTCTTTGTAACATGCACATGGCAG CTCCAGCATCTGACACTGCTTTGGTTACGTTGTTTTCTGGCTGGGCATGCAAGGGTTATCCTAGGGAAATCTGTTTGTCTTCTAGTGCAATTGGTTGTTGTCCTGTCAAGGAGATTGAAGAAACACAAGAGCATTCTGGCAGATCTTGTCGTAACTGTGCCTGTGCAAGTTCTTCCACTGCAACTTGTGGACAAACATGTGAGAGGACAATTGATCAGGGAAGCTTAGTTTGTTCAGTTGAAAATAATGCTTGCACTGTTTCAAAGACAGAATCTCCAAAAGCTTCTAACCAGTCTTGTTGCGTTCCTGGCCTAGGAGTGAATAGCAATAGTCTAGGAATGAGTTCTCTAGCTGCTGCGAAGTCTTTACGCTCGTTATCTTTTGGTCTTAGTGCTCCTTCTCTCAACTCTAGTCTTTTTAACTGGGAAACAGATAATAGCTCCAGTATCAGAGGCCATACATCAAGGCcaattgataatatttttaaatttcacaaAGCAATCCGGAAAGATTTGGAATTTCTAGATATTGAGTCTGGAAAACTAGGTGATTGTGATGAAACTTTCCTGAGACAGTTTACTGGTAGGTTTCGTCTTTTATGGGGTTTATACAGAGCGCATAGTAACGCAGAGGATGATATTGTCTTTCCTGCTTTAGAATCAAAGGAAACTCTTCACAATGTTAGTCATTCTTACACATTGGACCACAAGCAAGAAGAAGAACTGTTTGAGGATATCTCATCTGCACTAGCAGAGCTCTCCCAACTTCATGAGAATTTGAGTGCAAAAACAGCCACTGGCAATTTGGGTGAAAATTTATTGGGTTCTTTAAGTTGTATCGATCGTTTAAAAAAGTACAATGAGCTGGCTACAAAGATTCAGGGCATGTGCAAATCCATTAAAGTAACATTGGATCATCATGTTCTGCGTGAAGAGGTTGAACTTTGGCCATTGTTTGACCGGCATTTTTCTGTTGAGGAACAAGACAAGCTTGTTGGCCGCATTATTGGAACAACAGGAGCTGAGGTGCTTCAATCAATGCTGCCTTGGGTAACATCTGCTCTTACTCAGGAAGAGCAAAACAAAATGATGAACACATGGAAGCATGCAACTAAGAACACTATGTTCAGTGAATGGCTTGATGAATGGTGGGGAGGAACCCCTGCATCATCATCACATGCATCCACATCAGAAAATAGCATCTCACAAG AAATTGATGTGCATGAATCGATGGATCAAAGTGATCATACATTTAAGCCTGGGTGGAAAGATATATTCCGGATGAACCAAAATGAGCTTGAATCAGAGATACGGAAAGTCTCCCGTGATCCAACCCTTGATCCAAGAAGAAAAGCGTATCTCATTCAAAACCTAATGACCAG TCGGTGGATAGCTTTTCAGCAGAAGTTCTCACAATCAAGAACTAGTAAAGCTGATGATGATAAAGATTTACTTGGACGAACCCCATCATATCGTGATGCTGAGAAACAAATCTTTGGATGTGAGCATTATAAGAGAAACTGTAAGCTGCGTGCTGCTTGTTGCGGCAAGCTATTTGCATGCAGGTTCTGCCATGATGAAGTGAGCGACCATTCAATGGATAG GAAGGCAACATCTGAGATGTTGTGTATGAATTGCTTACAAATTCAGCCGGTTGGACCAGTTTGCACAACACCTTCTTGTAATGGGCTTTCAATGGCCAAGTACTATTGCAGCAGCTGCAAGTTCTTCGATGATGAACG GGATGTTTATCACTGCCCATCCTGCAATTTGTGCCGTGTTGGAAAAGGTCTTGGTATTGATTTTTTCCATTGCATGACATGCAATTGTTGCCTTGGGATGCAACTAGTGGACCACAAATGCAGGGAGAAGGGTCTTGAAACCAACTGCCCGATATGCTGTGACTTTTTGTTCACTTCAAGTACGGCTGTCAGGGCTCTTCCATGTGGTCATTACATGCATTCTGCTTGTTTCCAG GCATATGCTTGTACACACTACAGCTGTCCTATTTGCAGCAAGTCAATGGGAGACATGTCG GTTTACTTTGGAATGCTCGATGCTTTAATGGCGTCAGAGGTGCTACCCGAAGAATATAGAGATGGGTGTCAG GACATCTTGTGCAATGACTGCGATAAGAAAGGAACTGCACCGTTTCATTGGCTGTATCACAAATGTAGCTTCTGTGGCTCGTATAATACAAGAGTAATCAAGGTTGATCGGGATAATTGTTCTACTTAA